A window of Vigna unguiculata cultivar IT97K-499-35 chromosome 4, ASM411807v1, whole genome shotgun sequence contains these coding sequences:
- the LOC114182016 gene encoding probable inactive receptor kinase RLK902, whose protein sequence is MQHSHKLFPTILFLFFFFPSTFSDLSSERAALLALRSAVRGRTLLWNTTFRSPCVWPGVQCDAANATVVELHLPAVALSGELPDGVFPELPNLHTLSLRVNSLSGALPADLASCTTLRNLFLQQNHFTGEVPAFLSGMTGLVRLNLASNNFSGPFPARFGNLTRLRTLLLENNRLTGSLPGLEELGELAQFNVSYNMLNGSVPKKLQTFDKDSFLGNTLCGKPLGICPWDDGGANGSSNSSGVGGGGGSVIGGEKKKGKKLSGGAIAGIVVGCVVALLLVVFALILLCRSGKKTRSVDNVSNVVVLKEEPQQHGEVGIEGGNVESGGGGGDSVAASAAAAVAAVGGGSGGEKKLVFYGNKVKVFDLEDLLRASAEVLGKGTFGTTYKAVLEDGPVVAVKRLRDVTVSEKEFKEKIDGVGVMDHQNLVPLRAYYYSRDEKLLVHDYMPMGSLSAILHGNKGAGRTPLNWEMRSDIALGAARGIEYLHSQGPSVSHGNIKSSNILLTKSYDARVSDFGLAHLVGPSSTPNRVAGGYRAPEVTDPRRVSQKADVYSFGVLLLELLTGKAPTHALLNEEGVDLPRWVQSVVREEWSSEVFDIELLRYHNSEEEMVQLLQLAVDCVVPYPDNRPSMSQVRLRMEEFRRSGAMKEGTQDQIQQPHFIDDDIQDVSSSR, encoded by the exons ATGCAACATTCTCACAAACTTTTTCCCAccattctctttctctttttcttcttcccttcAACATTCTCCGACCTCTCGTCGGAGCGCGCGGCGCTCCTCGCCCTGCGCTCCGCCGTGCGCGGCCGTACGCTGCTCTGGAACACCACCTTCCGCTCGCCCTGCGTCTGGCCCGGCGTCCAATGCGATGCTGCCAATGCCACCGTGGTGGAGCTTCACCTCCCCGCCGTCGCTCTCTCCGGCGAGCTTCCCGACGGTGTGTTCCCGGAGCTCCCCAACCTCCACACCCTCAGCCTCCGCGTCAACTCCCTCTCCGGCGCCCTCCCCGCCGACCTTGCTTCCTGCACCACCCTCCGCAACCTATTCCTCCAACAGAACCACTTCACCGGAGAAGTGCCGGCGTTTCTCTCCGGCATGACTGGCCTCGTCCGGCTCAATTTGGCCTCCAACAACTTTTCCGGCCCATTTCCGGCCCGGTTCGGGAACCTCACCCGGTTGAGGACCCTTCTCCTTGAGAACAATCGGCTCACCGGTTCGTTACCCGGTTTGGAAGAACTGGGTGAATTGGCTCAGTTTAATGTCTCTTACAACATGTTAAACGGTTCTGTTCCTAAAAAGTTGCAGACTTTTGATAAAGATTCGTTTTTGGGCAATACCCTTTGTGGGAAGCCACTTGGGATTTGTCCCTGGGATGATGGTGGTGCAAATGGGAGTTCAAATTCAAGTGGGGTTGGAGGAGGTGGAGGGAGTGTGATTGGAGGGGAAAAGAAGAAGGGGAAGAAGCTTTCTGGGGGTGCAATTGCAGGGATTGTTGTTGGGTGCGTGGTGGCTCTTTTGTTAGTTGTGTTTGCTTTGATTCTTTTGTGTAGAAGTGGGAAAAAGACTAGGAGTGTTGATAATGTTAGCAACGTGGTGGTGTTGAAGGAGGAGCCTCAACAGCATGGGGAGGTGGGAATTGAGGGTGGTAATGTGGAGAGTGGTGGTGGGGGTGGGGATTCGGTGGCGGCGTCGGCGGCGGCGGCGGTCGCGGCAGTGGGTGGTGGAAGTGGTGGAGAGAAGAAGTTGGTGTTTTATGGAAATAAGGTGAAGGTGTTTGATTTGGAGGATTTGCTGAGGGCTTCTGCAGAGGTGTTGGGAAAAGGAACTTTTGGGACCACTTATAAGGCTGTTTTAGAGGATGGGCCTGTGGTGGCTGTGAAGAGGCTGAGGGATGTGACGGTTTCGGAGAAGGAGTTTAAGGAGAAGATTGATGGGGTTGGAGTGATGGACCATCAGAATTTGGTGCCTCTCAGGGCTTACTATTATAGCAGGGATGAGAAACTTCTTGTTCATGATTACATGCCAATGGGAAGCCTATCTGCAATTTTGCATG GAAACAAAGGAGCTGGTAGGACACCATTGAATTGGGAAATGAGATCAGACATTGCATTAGGAGCTGCTCGTGGCATCGAGTACCTACATTCACAAGGGCCTAGTGTTTCTCATGGAAACATAAAGTCCTCCAACATCCTCCTAACCAAATCCTATGATGCCAGGGTGTCTGATTTTGGGCTTGCACACCTTGTCGGCCCCTCATCCACACCCAACAGGGTGGCCGGCGGCTACCGTGCCCCCGAAGTAACCGATCCCCGCCGGGTTTCTCAGAAGGCCGATGTGTACAGTTTTGGAGTGTTGCTGTTGGAACTTCTGACCGGAAAGGCTCCAACTCATGCCCTCTTGAATGAGGAAGGAGTGGACCTTCCAAGATGGGTCCAATCAGTGGTTAGAGAGGAATGGAGTTCAGAAGTGTTTGATATTGAACTCCTAAGGTATCACAATTCTGAAGAGGAAATGGTTCAGTTGTTGCAACTTGCAGTGGATTGTGTAGTTCCATACCCTGATAACCGCCCTTCAATGTCTCAAGTGAGACTACGCATGGAAGAGTTTCGTAGGTCTGGTGCCATGAAAGAGGGTACTCAAGACCAAATCCAACAACCTCATTTCATCGATGATGATATACAAGATGTATCATCATCTAGATGA